The Nicotiana sylvestris chromosome 6, ASM39365v2, whole genome shotgun sequence genomic sequence CTCGTCCATTAATACAATTTAAATTGTGACGTGTTCATCACTAAATTAATTACTTGTAGAACGAACACAATTATCCTTGAAAATGGAGTGAATAGGTGAATTTGTCATCTGAAACTACCAGCAAATTAGACCATAAATATTGTATATACTTTGTTACCATTTATTTGCTTGCATTCACTTCGCCAAGCAATTTTGGTTCAACTTTCTACTTTCAAACTGAAGATGGAGGACAACTACCTTTAGCTCAACAGTGCAAATTAAATAAGTACAGCATTATTATGAGCAATCCAAATCGAATCAATTTCTTTGTCTTTATTTTCTctcaaaattttggaaaaaacatTACAATCACAATGCAGCGATGCACTTGAAGATGTATAAATCGTCTTCatcaagtgaaaaaaaaaagttcaatatttgtaaaattatagaagaaaatcGGGAAAAAATCCTCATTGTTAGATCAATTAATCCTGGAATCCAGTTTTCTCCCAAATAGCATTCCTGACTCTACTCAGATCTCTACCTTTAAGAGTACGGCCAACTCCATCGTGCACGGAGAACGATGCAATTCTCGTCCTCTCTAACTGCTTCGCCAAAAACTCGTGCGGCGGAATCCGATTCTCCAAATCATCGCCGTCTTCATCGTTGAAATCATCATCATCGCTATCTCTCCTTCCATACTCTCTATACTCATCCTTCAGTATCTTCGACCAATCCGGCACGTTCACCGGCAATGACGCCGCCACCGATGCTACGGAACCGCTACGGCGGCTCTTCGTATCGCACTGCTTTCTCGAGAATTTTGAACTCTGAACGGACTTACGGAACTCCGGCGACTGTGAAACCGCTGAGTTCCACAGGTCCGATTCATCGAATTCGAACGCCGAGTCAGGACTCATCATCGGAACGTCTCGCTCGCTCGACAGGAATCGGTAGTTTGCTCCAGCGAAATAGCTCCTTGAAGCCGCCATTGATGATTTTcgaagaaattcaaaaaaaacttTTAACGTGTATACATACAGACACGTGTATGTATAGATGATTGTGAAATTGTTGCTCTCTGTTAAGTGCAACGTAtacttctctctcttttctcacTCTCACTGTGTGTTGCTATTTTGCAGGAAGTTTTGATATGCTTTTATAAAGGTCTTAATGGATAAGGTCTTCTCTATCCGTCTCTTCTTTTGTTTAAACTTTATAAATTGACCATTGTACCCCCCAGAGAAATCATCAAAACGCCACGTTATAATTGGATTTATCCACTCTATGGGCCGACCTCAATCTACAGCAGTTGCTTATtggacaaaaaatataaaaaaacaaaatcgACTCTCTCCATTTGTTTTTCTTACCAAAAAAATCTAGTACAGtactaaaaactaaaaaataaaatgtTCAACCTTTTTTTGTAAATTTTAGTACTCAAACTCGACATATTTGATTAGGTGAAGAAATCTTTATTATAGATAGCGTTGCTTCGTTGCAGCTGCTTCTCCATTTAAGTAAGTTGGAAGTACTTCAGTATTTTGTCATATTAAATTGAATATTTGTATGGCTCCTTTTAAATTTGTTAATAATTAAATCAGCTGAGAAAATGCTAGGTAGAACTTATCCAATGTTTCAAAATTACGATTTCTTCAATTAGTAGTACTCTGTTTTGTTTTGTGATTATGTTTCACCTGACTATACAAGTTTTTATCAAAAGATTAACACTATTAAACTATTATCTTAAAGAATGGAAATTTTACCCAAAAGCAGGGTAACAAGTTTGAAAGTCAAGTCAAACGCTCGAGTCTTTGGTCAAGCACGGTGACTAAATATAGCCAAGGTACAATCTAACAGCTTTTTACCAccttcttttaaaataagaacaatATCTAAATTTTTTAGCAAAACAACATAAAAGGAATATAACAATATGTAATTGAGCAGACATTAATTTTTTTCTAGTCTGATGGGGTGACGAAGAAACGAGAGGAAGAGATAGTGGTCGAGTGCACGATGGAGGCAGAACTTTTAccaaaagtaaaataaataagCATATAAAGAAATAAAAGGATTTATCATTTAACATACAAAGTGGAGTAATATTTCAGCTGGTCAGTAAAGGCCTTAGGATTGTCAGGTACCTTGTCCTTGGCTTGTGACACGCGGCCCCTAGGAACTGGAGAAAGAAACAGTGGGTCCAGGTGAAGTCGCCCCCACAAGGACTAGCCTTCTATCTAGCGCGGAGCTTGTGCCACCTGGTTTTTGGTTAGCTTCGTTCAGAAGTTCTCCGCAGTACCAATATTTGTATCATGACTCAAATTCCGTCCCGGTTCAATTATAATCTAGCACTTCTGTTACTTGATCAATTTTCtcacttctttttattttattttttccttacGAGCGGATCCTGCCGTTTTTGCTTTTCCATATTCAGTAATATTGAAAATAACTCCactgctaaaagaaaacaagaaaaaaaaaaaaaaaaggagaattcATTTCTATAGATATATAGTACAAGTGTTTCACTGTTTGGAGGCAAATTCCTACTAATATGGATATGCCTGATCCAGAACCATAATTATAATAGGAAATTTTATCTCATATACCAAAGCTTTACACCCTATTTATTCTAAATAAAAAcacttttaaaatattatattttatagcaaaatatgtaTTTATGGTCATTTCGTATAATTAAGCCATTAAATACATTGTCTAAtatttttctctcattcttttagtttattctctcccaaaagcaccacatagTATCTTATTTCTCTCTACATGATCTCTCTCACAGTGCCATTGTCTTCCCCATTGTTGAACCACGACTCTCTCCTTTATTTGCAAGTTATCTCTCTAGATTGTTCTCAAACCCTAGAGTAGATTTTGCAGATGGGTGATGGCAAAAATTTGTTGACAAATCCCTTATAAACTTGCACTATAACAGCAACAACATATCAAAACTCCACCTTGATTTTCCCTTCAAACGTTGTTTCTCATCCGATGCTACTGTCTGGGTCCTTTTCGCCATCACCCataaaatcaaagaactcaacttGATTTTATCCAGTGTATTGATAGAGGAGATTTTATCCACTATACAATGGTTTTGCTGAATTGATTTTGAATGTTGACATGGGAGAGGAAAGGACAAAGGAGACGGTGGTAGCGACTAATGAGATTAGGAATAGGTTTGAGATTTTTAGTTTGTACATTGATTTTTTCTtcttgtatttatatgtattcgaTAAGGCACATATTTATACAGTGATTTTCTCTTCTTGTATTTagatgtatatatatgtattcgaTAATGCATacattaatttttattttgtacaGTGATTTTTGACT encodes the following:
- the LOC104235292 gene encoding protein S40-4-like, whose product is MAASRSYFAGANYRFLSSERDVPMMSPDSAFEFDESDLWNSAVSQSPEFRKSVQSSKFSRKQCDTKSRRSGSVASVAASLPVNVPDWSKILKDEYREYGRRDSDDDDFNDEDGDDLENRIPPHEFLAKQLERTRIASFSVHDGVGRTLKGRDLSRVRNAIWEKTGFQD